A single Rubrivivax gelatinosus IL144 DNA region contains:
- the recA gene encoding recombinase RecA, which produces MDAPKPLNAEKAKALQAALAQIEKQFGKGSIMRLGEGEVIEDIQVVSTGSLGLDVALGVGGLPRGRVVEIYGPESSGKTTLTLQVIAEMQKAGGTCAFIDAEHALDIQYAQKLGVNLQDLLISQPDTGEQALEIVDALVRSGSIDLIVVDSVAALTPKAEIEGEMGDALPGLQARLMSQALRKLTGTIKKTNTMVIFINQIRMKIGVMFGNPETTTGGNALKFYASVRLDIRRTGNIKKGDEVIGSETKVKVVKNKVSPPFKTAEFDILYGEGISREGEIIDMGVNARLVEKSGAWYAYNGEKIGQGKDNAREFLRENPDIAREIENKVRESLGIPQLPAADGAEAGA; this is translated from the coding sequence ATGGACGCCCCGAAACCGCTGAACGCCGAGAAAGCCAAGGCCCTTCAAGCCGCTCTTGCCCAGATCGAGAAACAGTTCGGCAAGGGTTCGATCATGCGCCTGGGCGAAGGCGAGGTCATCGAGGACATCCAGGTCGTCTCGACCGGCTCGCTCGGCCTGGACGTCGCGCTGGGCGTCGGCGGCCTGCCGCGTGGCCGCGTCGTCGAGATCTACGGCCCGGAATCCTCGGGCAAGACGACGCTGACGCTGCAGGTCATCGCCGAGATGCAGAAGGCCGGCGGCACCTGCGCCTTCATCGACGCCGAACATGCGCTGGACATCCAGTACGCGCAGAAGCTGGGCGTCAACCTGCAGGACCTGCTGATCAGCCAGCCCGACACCGGCGAGCAGGCGCTGGAGATCGTCGACGCGCTGGTGCGCTCGGGCTCGATCGACCTGATCGTCGTCGACTCGGTCGCGGCGCTGACGCCCAAGGCCGAAATCGAAGGCGAGATGGGCGACGCGCTGCCCGGCCTGCAGGCGCGGCTGATGAGCCAGGCGCTGCGCAAGCTGACGGGGACGATCAAGAAGACCAACACGATGGTCATCTTCATCAACCAGATCCGGATGAAGATCGGCGTCATGTTCGGCAACCCCGAGACGACCACCGGCGGCAACGCGCTGAAGTTCTACGCCTCGGTGCGCCTGGACATCCGCCGCACCGGCAACATCAAGAAGGGCGACGAGGTCATCGGCAGCGAGACCAAGGTCAAGGTCGTCAAGAACAAGGTGTCGCCGCCGTTCAAGACCGCCGAGTTCGACATCCTCTACGGCGAAGGCATCAGCCGCGAAGGCGAGATCATCGACATGGGCGTCAATGCCCGCCTCGTCGAGAAGTCCGGTGCCTGGTACGCCTACAACGGCGAGAAGATCGGTCAGGGCAAGGACAACGCGCGCGAGTTCCTGCGCGAGAACCCCGACATCGCACGCGAGATCGAGAACAAGGTGCGCGAGTCGCTGGGCATCCCGCAGCTGCCCGCGGCCGACGGCGCCGAAGCCGGCGCCTGA
- a CDS encoding response regulator transcription factor codes for MRILIAEDDQVLADGLLRSLRASGYAVDQVGSGTEADAALSAHEFDLLILDLGLPKLHGFEVLKRLRARGAAVPVLILTAADSVEQRVKGLDLGADDYMAKPFSLQELEARVRALTRRGLGTASSVIKHGPLTFDATGRVAYLNDQMIELSARELSLLEVLLQRSGRLVSKDQLVERLCEWGEEVSNNAIEAYIHRLRKKIEQGPVRIATVRGLGYCLEKIAA; via the coding sequence ATGCGCATCCTCATCGCCGAAGACGACCAGGTCCTGGCCGACGGTCTTCTGCGCTCGCTGCGGGCCTCGGGTTACGCGGTCGACCAGGTCGGCAGCGGCACCGAGGCCGATGCCGCGCTGTCGGCGCACGAGTTCGACCTGCTGATCCTGGACCTGGGCCTGCCCAAGCTGCACGGCTTCGAGGTGCTCAAGCGCCTGCGGGCGCGCGGCGCGGCGGTGCCGGTGCTGATCCTCACCGCCGCCGACAGCGTCGAGCAGCGCGTCAAGGGCCTGGACCTGGGCGCCGACGACTACATGGCCAAGCCCTTCTCGCTGCAGGAGCTGGAAGCCCGCGTGCGCGCGCTGACGCGCCGCGGCCTGGGCACCGCCTCCAGCGTCATCAAGCACGGCCCGCTGACCTTCGACGCCACCGGCCGTGTCGCCTACCTCAACGACCAGATGATCGAGCTGTCGGCGCGCGAGCTGTCGCTGCTGGAGGTGCTGCTGCAGCGCTCGGGCCGCCTGGTCAGCAAGGACCAGCTCGTCGAGCGCCTGTGCGAGTGGGGCGAGGAAGTCAGCAACAACGCGATCGAGGCGTACATCCACCGCCTGCGCAAGAAGATCGAGCAGGGTCCGGTGAGAATCGCCACGGTACGCGGCCTGGGCTACTGCCTGGAAAAGATCGCGGCCTGA
- a CDS encoding sensor histidine kinase, with protein MPTTREQRSLFGEILDWMLAPLLLLWPMSVALTWLVAQNIANRPYDRELGVMVRVIARQAAAEHAMPARASDAARRSLEQTATQLLRPDDNDSLFFQVRGARGEIVAGDADLPVPNDTSPTVEPRFRDDVIRDEPVRVAYLWTGENASGNAGLIQIAETVDKRSRLATEIIKGVILPQFVILPVAVLLVWLALARGIRPLSELQQRIRQRESTDLSPIEERHVPEEVAPLVGAINDLLGRLDQSIASQRHFLADAAHQLKTPLAGLRTQAELAERELDSGQGDTLSMKHSLQQIALSSQRAAHMVNQLLAMARAEDKEQALRKQAVDLAATVVETVRDFVPKAMEKHIDLGYEGPEPDTEGARLWGQPVLVREMVRNLVDNALQYTPPGGTVTARVMPDPFGQVLVLQVEDTGPGIAPAEREMIFQPFYRALGTDVDGSGLGLAIVQEIANVHGAEIAVTDAELRPGSPHGTPGAVFTVRFPLGGEEAGEG; from the coding sequence ATGCCCACGACACGCGAACAACGCTCTCTCTTCGGCGAGATCCTCGACTGGATGCTCGCACCGCTGCTGCTGCTGTGGCCGATGAGCGTCGCGCTCACCTGGCTGGTGGCGCAGAACATCGCCAACCGCCCCTACGACCGTGAACTCGGCGTGATGGTGCGGGTCATCGCGCGCCAGGCCGCGGCCGAGCACGCGATGCCGGCGCGCGCCAGCGACGCCGCGCGGCGCAGCCTGGAGCAGACCGCCACCCAGCTGCTGCGCCCCGACGACAACGACAGCCTGTTCTTCCAGGTGCGCGGCGCGCGCGGCGAGATCGTCGCCGGCGACGCCGACCTGCCGGTGCCCAACGACACCTCGCCGACGGTCGAGCCGCGTTTCCGCGACGACGTCATCCGCGACGAGCCGGTGCGCGTGGCCTACCTCTGGACCGGCGAGAACGCCAGCGGCAACGCCGGGCTGATCCAGATCGCCGAGACGGTGGACAAACGCTCGCGCCTGGCCACCGAGATCATCAAGGGCGTCATCCTGCCGCAGTTCGTCATCCTGCCTGTGGCGGTGCTGCTGGTGTGGCTGGCGCTGGCGCGCGGCATCCGGCCGCTGTCGGAGCTGCAGCAGCGCATCCGCCAGCGCGAAAGCACCGACCTGTCGCCGATCGAGGAGCGCCACGTGCCCGAGGAGGTGGCGCCGCTGGTGGGCGCGATCAACGACCTGCTCGGCCGGCTCGACCAGTCGATCGCCTCGCAGCGCCACTTTCTCGCCGACGCCGCGCACCAGCTGAAGACGCCGCTGGCGGGCTTGCGCACCCAGGCCGAACTCGCCGAGCGCGAGCTCGACAGCGGCCAGGGCGACACGCTGTCGATGAAGCACTCGCTGCAGCAGATCGCCTTGTCCAGCCAGCGCGCCGCGCACATGGTCAACCAGCTGCTGGCGATGGCGCGCGCCGAGGACAAGGAGCAGGCGCTGCGCAAGCAGGCCGTCGACCTCGCCGCCACCGTCGTCGAGACGGTGCGCGACTTCGTGCCCAAGGCGATGGAAAAGCACATCGACCTGGGCTACGAGGGCCCCGAGCCGGACACCGAGGGCGCGCGGCTGTGGGGCCAGCCGGTGCTGGTGCGCGAGATGGTGCGCAACCTCGTCGACAACGCGCTGCAGTACACGCCGCCCGGCGGCACCGTCACCGCGCGCGTCATGCCAGACCCCTTCGGCCAGGTGCTGGTGCTGCAGGTCGAGGACACCGGCCCGGGCATCGCGCCGGCCGAGCGCGAGATGATCTTCCAGCCCTTCTACCGCGCGCTGGGCACCGACGTCGACGGCAGCGGCCTGGGCCTGGCCATCGTGCAGGAGATCGCCAACGTGCACGGCGCCGAGATCGCCGTCACCGACGCCGAGCTGCGCCCCGGCAGCCCGCACGGCACGCCGGGCGCGGTGTTCACGGTGCGCTTCCCGCTGGGCGGCGAGGAAGCCGGCGAAGGCTGA
- the rodA gene encoding rod shape-determining protein RodA, giving the protein MNSVFEQPSIWQRVRGVFAGFDGPLAAALALLAAIGLVTMYSAGYDHGTRFVDHGRNMLLALVVLFAVAQVPPQRLQQIAVPLYVIGVVLVLMTALPGLGITKKGATRWLNLGVVIQPSEILKIAMPLMLAWWFQKREGLLRVPDFLVAGALLAVPVLLVMHQPDLGTALLILAGGVYVIFFAGLSWKLIVPVLALGVVGIVALIIAEPTICQPGVEWPILRDYQRHRVCTLLDPTQDPLGKGFHIIQGMIAIGSGGVTGKGFMNGTQTHLEFIPERTTDFIFAAFCEEFGLAGVLLLLFAFVCLIFRGLMIAGEAPTVFSRLLAGAMSLSVFTYAFVNMGMVSGILPVVGVPLPFVSYGGTAMVTLGLGLGILMSVARSRRLMMS; this is encoded by the coding sequence ATGAACTCGGTGTTCGAGCAACCGTCGATCTGGCAGCGCGTGCGCGGCGTCTTCGCCGGCTTCGACGGCCCGCTGGCCGCGGCGCTGGCGCTGCTGGCGGCCATCGGCCTGGTGACGATGTACTCGGCCGGCTACGACCACGGCACGCGTTTCGTCGACCACGGCCGCAACATGCTGCTCGCGCTGGTGGTGCTGTTCGCCGTCGCCCAGGTGCCGCCGCAGCGGCTGCAGCAGATCGCCGTGCCGCTGTACGTGATCGGCGTCGTGCTGGTGCTGATGACCGCGCTGCCGGGGCTGGGCATCACGAAGAAGGGCGCGACGCGCTGGCTCAACCTGGGCGTCGTCATCCAGCCCAGCGAGATCCTGAAGATCGCGATGCCGCTGATGCTGGCCTGGTGGTTCCAGAAGCGCGAAGGCCTGCTGCGCGTGCCCGACTTCCTCGTCGCCGGGGCGCTGCTGGCCGTGCCGGTGCTGCTGGTGATGCACCAGCCCGACCTGGGCACCGCGCTGCTGATCCTGGCCGGCGGCGTCTACGTGATCTTCTTCGCCGGGCTGTCGTGGAAGCTGATCGTGCCGGTGCTGGCGCTGGGCGTCGTCGGCATCGTCGCGCTGATCATCGCCGAGCCGACGATCTGCCAGCCGGGCGTCGAGTGGCCGATCCTGCGCGATTACCAGCGGCACCGCGTCTGCACGCTGCTCGACCCGACGCAGGACCCGCTGGGCAAGGGCTTCCACATCATCCAGGGCATGATCGCCATCGGCTCCGGCGGCGTCACCGGCAAGGGCTTCATGAACGGCACCCAGACGCACCTGGAGTTCATCCCCGAGCGCACGACCGACTTCATCTTCGCCGCCTTCTGCGAGGAGTTCGGCCTGGCCGGCGTGCTGCTGCTGCTGTTCGCCTTCGTCTGCCTGATCTTCCGCGGACTGATGATCGCCGGCGAGGCGCCGACGGTGTTCTCGCGCCTGCTCGCCGGTGCGATGTCGCTCAGCGTCTTCACCTACGCCTTCGTCAACATGGGCATGGTCAGCGGCATCCTGCCGGTGGTCGGCGTGCCGCTGCCCTTCGTCAGCTACGGCGGCACGGCGATGGTCACGCTCGGCCTGGGGCTCGGGATCCTGATGTCGGTGGCGCGAAGCCGCCGGCTGATGATGAGCTGA
- the mrdA gene encoding penicillin-binding protein 2, with amino-acid sequence MTEIKDLELELGRFRARLFAAAAFVLVAFGLLTTRLVYLQVVRHDELATQAENNRIAIVPIVPNRGLIVDRNGVVLATNYSAYTLEITPSRIGDVDLDELIDQLGRYVEIQPRDRRRFKRQMEESKGFDSLPIRTKLSDEEVARFIAQRFRFPGVDVKARLFRQYPLGEVGSHLLGYIGRINQAEKKAMSDWPEEQQDNYRGTEYIGKLGLEQSYEQELHGTTGFEEVETSANGRAVRRLDSHPPTPGNKLVLSIDIKLQALVEQMFGDRRGALVAIDPRNGEILAFVSKPTFDPNLFVDGIDVESWKELNESIDRPLLNRALRGTYPPGSTYKPFMAINALQSGKRSASLVIQDNASWTFGNHTFRSHGDIALGPVDMHRAIVKSSNVYFYSLANDMGVDLIHDMMAPFGFGQRTGIDLEGEVTGVLPSTEWKRKTYKRPEQQRWYAGETISLGIGQGYNNFTMLQMANAMATLASGGQRYTPHLVREVEDVITRERRQVAAKPREPLPLKPENVAVVMRALQGVVQEGTGAGAFAGAPYTSGGKTGTAQAVTIRSNEKYNAAKLEEHKRDHALYTALAPMEAPRVALAVIVENAGFGAASAAPIARRVIDYLLLGQYPSEEDLAALRGGRSGPPIGTPRRAADVPLPGQTPAAVDAAASAASAAATLAAAPPAPAPSAPPRRDPAPVPALAPPAGAASDVQKVARR; translated from the coding sequence GTGACCGAGATCAAGGACCTCGAGCTCGAACTCGGGCGCTTTCGCGCCCGCTTGTTCGCGGCCGCGGCCTTCGTGCTCGTCGCCTTCGGGCTGCTGACGACGCGGCTCGTCTACCTGCAGGTCGTGCGCCACGACGAGCTGGCGACGCAGGCCGAGAACAACCGCATCGCCATCGTGCCGATCGTGCCCAACCGCGGCCTGATCGTCGACCGCAACGGCGTCGTGCTGGCCACCAACTACTCGGCCTACACGCTGGAGATCACGCCCTCGCGCATCGGCGACGTCGACCTCGACGAGCTGATCGACCAGCTCGGCCGCTACGTCGAGATCCAGCCGCGCGACCGCCGCCGCTTCAAGCGCCAGATGGAGGAGAGCAAGGGCTTCGACTCCTTGCCGATCCGCACCAAGCTGAGCGACGAGGAGGTCGCGCGCTTCATCGCGCAGCGCTTCCGCTTCCCCGGCGTCGACGTCAAGGCGCGGCTGTTCCGCCAGTACCCGCTGGGCGAAGTCGGCAGCCACCTGCTGGGCTACATCGGCCGCATCAACCAGGCCGAGAAGAAGGCCATGTCCGACTGGCCCGAGGAGCAGCAGGACAACTACCGCGGCACCGAGTACATCGGCAAGCTCGGCCTGGAGCAGAGCTACGAGCAGGAGCTGCACGGCACCACCGGCTTCGAGGAGGTGGAGACCAGCGCCAACGGCCGCGCCGTGCGCCGCCTGGACAGCCATCCGCCGACGCCGGGCAACAAGCTCGTGCTGTCCATCGACATCAAGCTGCAGGCGCTGGTCGAGCAGATGTTCGGCGACCGCCGCGGCGCGCTGGTGGCGATCGACCCGCGCAACGGCGAGATCCTGGCCTTCGTCAGCAAGCCGACCTTCGACCCCAACCTGTTCGTCGACGGCATCGACGTCGAGAGCTGGAAGGAGCTCAACGAGAGCATCGACCGGCCGCTGCTGAACCGCGCCCTGCGCGGCACCTACCCGCCGGGCTCGACCTACAAGCCGTTCATGGCGATCAACGCGCTGCAGTCGGGCAAACGCAGCGCTTCGCTGGTCATCCAGGACAACGCGAGCTGGACCTTCGGCAACCACACCTTCCGCAGCCACGGCGACATCGCGCTCGGGCCGGTGGACATGCACCGGGCGATCGTCAAGTCCAGCAACGTCTACTTCTATTCGCTGGCCAACGACATGGGCGTGGACCTGATCCACGACATGATGGCGCCGTTCGGCTTCGGCCAGCGCACCGGCATCGACCTCGAAGGCGAGGTCACCGGCGTGCTGCCGTCCACCGAGTGGAAGCGCAAGACCTACAAGCGCCCGGAGCAGCAGCGCTGGTATGCCGGCGAGACGATCTCGCTGGGCATCGGCCAGGGCTACAACAACTTCACGATGCTGCAGATGGCCAACGCGATGGCGACGCTGGCTTCCGGCGGCCAGCGCTACACGCCGCACCTGGTGCGCGAGGTCGAGGACGTCATCACGCGCGAGCGGCGCCAGGTCGCGGCCAAGCCGCGTGAGCCCCTGCCGCTCAAGCCCGAGAACGTCGCGGTGGTGATGCGCGCGCTGCAGGGCGTCGTGCAGGAAGGCACCGGTGCCGGCGCGTTCGCCGGCGCGCCGTACACCAGCGGCGGCAAGACCGGCACCGCGCAGGCGGTGACGATCCGCTCCAACGAGAAGTACAACGCCGCCAAGCTCGAGGAGCACAAGCGCGACCACGCGCTGTACACCGCGCTGGCGCCGATGGAGGCGCCGCGCGTGGCGCTGGCGGTGATCGTCGAGAACGCCGGCTTCGGCGCCGCGTCGGCGGCGCCGATCGCGCGCCGCGTCATCGACTACCTGCTGCTCGGCCAGTACCCGAGCGAGGAAGACCTGGCGGCGCTGCGCGGCGGCCGCTCCGGGCCGCCGATCGGCACGCCGCGCCGCGCCGCCGACGTGCCGCTGCCGGGCCAGACGCCGGCCGCCGTCGACGCTGCGGCGTCGGCCGCGTCCGCGGCCGCCACGCTGGCCGCCGCGCCGCCGGCGCCGGCCCCGTCGGCGCCGCCACGCCGTGACCCGGCCCCCGTGCCGGCCCTGGCGCCGCCGGCCGGCGCCGCATCCGACGTCCAGAAGGTGGCCCGGCGATGA
- the mreD gene encoding rod shape-determining protein MreD: MIMPRGSDQLLLPVNPFFIALTLLLAFAFMLLPFGRHPALPDLLAVVLVFWTVHQPRRVGVGLGFCFGLLLDVHQGALLGQHALAYSLLAYAAISAHRRLLWFGVVEQALQIAPLFFAAHLVSLLVGLAAGGMFPGWWMFLAPVIEALAWPLVTIALLAPQRRAPDPDENRPL; encoded by the coding sequence ATGATCATGCCGCGCGGGTCCGACCAGCTGCTGCTGCCGGTCAACCCCTTCTTCATCGCGCTGACGCTGCTGCTGGCTTTCGCCTTCATGCTGCTGCCCTTCGGCCGCCACCCGGCGCTGCCGGACCTGCTGGCCGTGGTGCTGGTGTTCTGGACCGTGCACCAGCCGCGGCGTGTCGGCGTCGGCCTCGGCTTCTGCTTCGGCCTGCTGCTGGACGTGCACCAGGGCGCGCTGCTCGGCCAGCATGCGCTGGCGTATTCGCTGCTCGCCTATGCCGCCATCAGCGCGCACCGCCGGCTGCTGTGGTTCGGCGTCGTCGAGCAGGCGCTGCAGATCGCGCCGCTGTTCTTCGCCGCGCACCTGGTGTCGCTGCTCGTGGGCCTGGCCGCCGGCGGCATGTTCCCGGGCTGGTGGATGTTCCTCGCGCCGGTGATCGAGGCGCTCGCCTGGCCGCTCGTCACGATCGCCCTGCTGGCGCCGCAGCGCCGCGCGCCGGATCCGGACGAGAATCGGCCGCTGTGA
- the mreC gene encoding rod shape-determining protein MreC produces the protein MPLGTLDRTPPPFFRQGTSALTKLVFFAALAFFLMVADARLHIAGPVREAIAFVLLPVQRALAVPVELVFGGADYLRGLEAARAAEREALQQLAGNADKLARAGALAAENNQLRALLELKPALSVRSQAAEVLYEAADPYSRKVVIDRGQAQGVAAGSPVVNQDGVLGQVTRVFALTSEVTLLVDKDAAIPVLNVRTQQRGAAFGVSGGMELRFTSANDDVRVGDELQTSGVDGVYPGGLPVAKVMSVERRSESGFARIRLTPSARGDGVRHVLVLEPLAAQLPPRPDPAPTTPEVAPRRGSGRK, from the coding sequence ATGCCGCTCGGTACGCTCGACCGCACGCCGCCGCCTTTCTTCCGCCAGGGCACCTCGGCGCTCACCAAGCTCGTCTTCTTCGCCGCGCTGGCCTTCTTCCTGATGGTGGCCGACGCGCGGCTGCACATCGCCGGGCCGGTGCGCGAGGCGATCGCCTTCGTGCTGCTGCCGGTGCAGCGTGCGCTGGCGGTGCCGGTGGAACTCGTCTTCGGCGGCGCCGACTACCTGCGCGGCCTGGAAGCCGCACGCGCCGCCGAGCGCGAGGCGCTGCAGCAGCTCGCCGGCAACGCCGACAAGCTGGCGCGCGCCGGCGCGCTGGCCGCCGAGAACAACCAGCTGCGCGCGCTGCTCGAACTCAAGCCCGCGCTGTCGGTGCGCTCGCAGGCCGCCGAGGTGCTGTACGAGGCCGCCGACCCGTATTCGCGCAAGGTCGTCATCGACCGCGGCCAGGCCCAGGGCGTCGCCGCCGGCTCGCCGGTGGTCAACCAGGACGGCGTGCTCGGCCAGGTGACGCGTGTCTTCGCGCTGACCTCCGAAGTGACGCTGCTGGTCGACAAGGACGCGGCGATCCCGGTGCTCAACGTGCGCACCCAGCAGCGCGGCGCCGCGTTCGGCGTCAGCGGCGGCATGGAGCTGCGTTTCACCTCGGCCAACGACGACGTGCGTGTCGGCGACGAGCTGCAGACCAGCGGCGTCGACGGCGTCTATCCGGGGGGGCTGCCGGTGGCCAAGGTGATGTCGGTCGAGCGGCGCTCGGAGTCCGGGTTCGCGCGCATCAGGCTGACGCCGAGCGCACGCGGCGACGGCGTGCGCCACGTGCTGGTGCTCGAGCCGCTGGCGGCGCAGCTGCCGCCGCGGCCGGACCCGGCGCCGACCACGCCCGAGGTCGCGCCACGGCGCGGGAGCGGGCGCAAATGA
- a CDS encoding rod shape-determining protein has translation MFASLRRYFSTDLAIDLGTANTLIYVRGKGIVLDEPSVVAIRHEGGPNGKKTIQAVGAEAKAMLGKVPGNIEAIRPMKDGVIADFTVTEQMLKQFIKMVHPRSMTRPSPRIIICVPCGSTQVERRAIRESALGAGASDVYLIEEPMAAAIGAGLPVSEASGSMVVDIGGGTTEVGVISLGGMVYKGSIRVGGDKFDESIINYIRRNYGMLIGEPTAEAIKKNIGSAFPGSEVKEMEVKGRNLSEGVPRSFTISSNEILEALTDPLNQMVSAVKNALEQTPPELGADIAERGMMLTGGGALLRDLDRLLAEETGLPVLVAEDPLTCVVRGCGMALERMERLGSIFTSE, from the coding sequence ATGTTCGCCTCCCTGCGTCGCTATTTCTCGACGGACCTCGCGATCGACCTCGGCACCGCCAACACGCTGATCTACGTGCGCGGCAAGGGGATCGTGCTCGACGAGCCGTCGGTCGTCGCCATCCGCCACGAAGGTGGCCCGAATGGCAAAAAAACCATCCAGGCCGTCGGCGCTGAAGCCAAGGCCATGCTCGGCAAGGTGCCCGGCAACATCGAGGCCATCCGGCCGATGAAGGACGGCGTCATCGCCGACTTCACCGTGACCGAGCAGATGTTGAAGCAGTTCATCAAGATGGTCCACCCGCGTTCGATGACGCGGCCCAGCCCCCGGATCATCATCTGCGTGCCCTGCGGCTCGACCCAGGTCGAGCGCCGCGCGATCCGCGAGTCGGCGCTGGGCGCCGGCGCGTCGGACGTCTACCTGATCGAAGAGCCGATGGCCGCGGCCATCGGCGCCGGTCTGCCGGTGTCCGAGGCCTCGGGCTCGATGGTCGTCGACATCGGCGGCGGCACGACCGAAGTCGGCGTCATCTCGCTGGGCGGCATGGTCTACAAGGGCTCGATCCGCGTCGGCGGCGACAAGTTCGACGAGTCGATCATCAACTACATCCGCCGCAACTACGGCATGCTGATCGGCGAGCCGACGGCCGAGGCGATCAAGAAGAACATCGGCAGCGCCTTCCCCGGCTCCGAGGTCAAGGAGATGGAGGTCAAGGGCCGCAACCTCTCCGAAGGCGTGCCGCGCAGCTTCACGATCAGCTCCAACGAGATCCTGGAAGCGCTGACCGACCCGCTGAACCAGATGGTCAGCGCGGTGAAGAACGCGCTCGAGCAGACGCCGCCGGAACTCGGCGCCGACATCGCCGAGCGCGGCATGATGCTCACCGGCGGCGGCGCGCTGCTGCGCGACCTGGACCGCCTGCTCGCCGAAGAGACCGGCCTGCCGGTGCTCGTCGCCGAAGACCCGCTGACCTGCGTCGTGCGCGGCTGCGGGATGGCGCTGGAGCGCATGGAGCGCCTGGGAAGCATCTTCACGTCCGAGTGA
- the gatC gene encoding Asp-tRNA(Asn)/Glu-tRNA(Gln) amidotransferase subunit GatC produces the protein MALTPQDVSRIAHLARLELQPDEEQRMLAQLNDFFGIVEKMSAVDTSGVEPLYTPLSAVQDVALRLREDRVTESNEREANQQSAPAVEDGLFLVPKVIE, from the coding sequence ATGGCCCTCACACCGCAGGACGTGAGCCGCATCGCGCATCTGGCGCGGCTCGAGCTTCAGCCCGACGAAGAGCAGCGCATGCTCGCGCAGCTCAATGACTTCTTCGGCATCGTCGAGAAGATGAGCGCGGTCGACACCAGCGGCGTCGAGCCGCTTTACACGCCGCTGTCGGCGGTGCAGGACGTCGCGCTGCGCCTGCGCGAAGACCGCGTCACCGAGAGCAACGAGCGCGAGGCCAACCAGCAGAGCGCGCCGGCCGTCGAGGACGGCCTGTTCCTCGTGCCGAAGGTGATCGAATGA